The sequence below is a genomic window from Rhodothermales bacterium.
TACGAGATAGGGAAGCAGCAGGCGGTACAGCGAGACGCCGCTCGTCTGCAGGGCGGCGAGTTGGAGTTGCTGGGATAACTTGCCCGTGAGGTAGACGCACGAGAGGAAGACGGCGAGCGGGCTGGTCAGCCGGACGATGTCCGGAATGAAGTTGGGGTAGTATTCCAGGAAGACCTGGCTCATGCTCGCCCCGCGGTCGAAAAAGTCGTCCACAAATTCGACATAATGGAGGACGACGAAAAACACGATGAGGCACCCGATCAGAAAAACGGTCCCCATCAGGAAGCGGCGCATGATATGGAAATCGATCGTCGTCATCGAACAGGGTAGCCGGCTGCGTACGGGAGGTGCGGTTGGCGCGCCGGCGCAATTTCGTATGCGGTTACGTATGCGGCCAAAAACTATGGCAAAAATTAAAGCAGGAATCGCAATGCGGAGTAAACTTAACGACGGACCTTCGGTTCAATAGGGCCTTAATAGGCGCCCATTCCGGCTCAAACGGGCTGCAGTCCCGGCGGCGCCATCACGCGATATATATTCCTTGACGCCAGTAGACGCATGAAATTACACGAATATCAGGCAAAAGACGTCCTCGAACGCTACGGCGTGTCCGTTCAACCGGGCATCGTGGCCTACTCGGTCGAAGAAGCCGTGGCCGCCGCAGAAAAAATGAAGGCGGAGCGCGGCATCGACCTGTTTGTGGTGAAGGCCCAGATCCACGCCGGCGGGCGCGGCAAGGGCGGTGGCGTGAAGCTGGCGCGGGGTGTTGCGGAAGTGCGCGAAAAGGCGTCGGCCATCCTGGGCATGATGCTCAAGACGCACCAGACCGGCCCCGAAGGGCAGAAGGTGCGCGCGATCCTCATCGCGGAAGCCTCCGATATCGCCAAGGAATTCTACCTCGGCATCACGCTCGATCGCCAGCGCAACCAGAATGTCGTCATGGCGTCCACCGAAGGCGGTGTGGAAATCGAGACCGTGGCCGAAGAGAGCCCGGAAAAGATCCTCAAGGTATGGATCGATCCGCTGACCGGCATGCAGCCCTTCCATGCGCGCCGGCTCGCCTACAGCCTGGGCTTCGAGGGCGAGGCGCTCAAGCAGGCGGTCAAGTTTATCCTCGCGCTGTACAAGGCGTACGAGGAAACCGATTCGTCGATCGCCGAGATCAATCCGCTCGTGCTGACGGAGCAGGGCGACGTGATCGCCGTCGACGCCAAGATCAATATCGACGACAATGCGCTCTACATGCACAAGGACATCGCCGAACTGCGCGACGTGCATGAAGAGGCGCCGCTGGAAGTCGAAGCCAGCGAGCACGGCCTCAACTATATCAAGCTCGACGGCAACGTGGGCTGCATGGTCAACGGAGCCGGCCTCGCGATGGCCACGATGGACATCATCAAACTCGCCGGCGGCGAACCGGCCAACTTCCTGGACGTCGGGGGCGGCGCCAGCGCCAAGACGGTCGAAGCCGGCTTCCGCATCATCCTGAAGGACCCGAACGTCAAGGCCATCCTCGTCAACATCTTCGGGGGCATCGTACGCTGCGACCGCGTCGCGAACGGCGTGGTCGAGGCGGCCCGCAAGGTCGATATCCACGTGCCGCTCATCGTCCGCCTGCAGGGTACGAATGCGGCCGAAGGGCAGCAGATTTTGAAGGAAAGCGGCCTGAAGGTCGAGACGGCCATCCTGCTGAAGGAGGCCGCCGAGAAAGTGACGCGCGCGCTCGCGGCCTGATCGCCTCGCGATGACGGCAACCGGAAAGCACGTTCCCGCTACCGCCGGCTCGGTCGAGTTGGAGGCGATCGTCAAGCGCTTCGGCGAGACGGTCGCGGTGAACGGTATCTCGCTATCGATCGCGGCCGGCGAGTTCGTGTCGCTCCTTGGCCCGAGCGGTTGCGGCAAGACGACGCTTCTCCGCGCGGTGGCGGGATTCGGCCACCCCGACGAAGGACGCATCCGGATCGGGGGCGACGATGTGACGTTCACCGCCCCGCAGGAACGCCCCACCGGGATGGTGTTCCAGAGTTATGCGCTCTTTCCGTCGATGACCGTCGGCGAAAACGTAGCCTACGGGCTGCAGGTGCGCAAACTCGACAAGCTGCATGTCCAGACGCGCGTACGGGAGGCGCTCGCCCGGGTCAATCTCTCCGGCTACGAGCAGCGCCCTGTGACCCAGCTCTCAGGCGGTCAGCAGCAGCGCGTCGCGCTCGCCCGGGCGCTGGCCGTGCGGCCGCTGGTGCTGCTTTTCGATGAGCCGCTCTCGAATCTGGATGTGGCGCTGCGCGAAAAAACACGGTCGGAGCTGAAGGAATTGCAGAGCGAGTTGGGGACGACGAGCCTCTACGTGACGCACGACCAGCAGGAAGCACTGGCGCTGTCCGACCGGATTGCCGTGATGAATGCCGGCCGGCTCGTGCAGGTAGGCCAGCCGGAAACGCTCTACCGCGAGCCGGCGACCGCGTTTGTCGCGCGCTTCCTGGGGGGCAGCAACATCGTCGACCATCCCCAGCTCATGACGGCCTTCGCCGAGTCTCCCAGGCCGGGAGCCGACCAGGTACTTGCGGTTCGCCCCGAGAATCTGCACTTTGCCTCGACCGGCATCGAAGCGCGTGTCATATCGCGCCAGTTTCTGGGCACCTACGTGGAATACTGGCTCGAAGCGGACGGACAGCGGTTCCGCATGTGGGCGGACCCTTCGGTTTCGGCGCCGGCGCCAAACGTCACGGTCGCGGCCCGTAATGCGCGCTGGGTGGCGGACGATACTGGCGTATGATGCCGGCCACCATTCCACCAGACTCCCTTGCCATGCTCGCCCCGTACAGCACACTCAGTAAAGACATCGCCGATCTGCAAATCCGTCGCGGCCTGGATGGCCTCACACCGGCGCGCATCGTCACGCTGTTTCGCCGGGGACCGCTGCAGCGCGAGGTCACCGATCCGGCCGCAATCTGGAAGTCGTACGAAAACTCGACGCTCGTGCTCACGGCCTGGCTCAACGGGCAGCTGGTCGGCCTGGCCCGCGTGCTGACGGACGGCGAACTGTTCAGCTTCCTGTGCGACCTGGTGGTCGAGCCGGACGTGCAGCGTATCGGCGTGGGCAAGGCGATGGTGCAGGCCGTGGTCGAGGCGTGCAAAGGGACCGAGCTGATGCTGCGCGACGCCGAAATCTCCGCCGGATTTTACCAGCACCTCGGCTTTACGCGGGTAACAAATGGCTGGGCGCGTATGTGTCGTTGAGCAGCAGTACGACGCGCGCATTCAATTCCTCGCGATGCACATCCTCCACCACGTTGATGCGATCGACGATGGCCTCCAGCCCGGGAATGCGTGCCGTGAGTTTGATGACGTGTTCGTGATCCATCGCGCGGTAGAGGGTACCGTAGATCGTCACGATCCGGCGCTTTACATAAAAACGAAGCGCCTCAGCCTGGGTGTGCTCCATGTCGCTCTCGAAGAGTTCGGCGAGGAAGCCGGCGATCTGGCGATCGGTGAGCGACCGATGGAAGAGGAGGGTGAAGTAACGGGCGAGTCGGGCAAACAAGGGGCGAGCAGAGGTCATGGATTCGGCTCCAATCTATGATACGTGACCTTGAGGAGGGCGTCAGCGCGGAATAATCGATCTATCTGTGAACGTAGCGCTGCACCGGGGGAAATCGCAGCATCTACGGGTCAGTGATCCCGGCATCGAACGGAATGCCGCGAACTTCTGTAGATGTACGATTTATTTGAGAGTTCGGGCTACGCCGGCACGACCAGTTTTCTGGTACTCCGGGAGTAGCACGGGCGAAACAGCAGGAAGGAATGAGGGCTGCGGGTAGTCTAACCGGATTCTAATTAATGTTGGAGATGCGTCGGGCGGAGGGTACGAAAGGGACTGGTGCCCATGCGCCGGAGGCTCATCGTCGTGCGGGTAAAAACGACTACGCCAACAAATGGCATTCCAAAAAGACGCGGCCCGGCATGAAAGGAAGGCACGCAGCGCGAGCCGGCGGATGCGCTGCGATCAGTTCAGCAATCCGTCGAATCGGCCGCTCACATCCGATCTCGGCTGACGGATACGGAGGAAATCCTTGAGCTGGCCGCTCTTGACCTGCAGATTGAACCCGAACGACTGGTACCGGCCGAAGGGGACCCAGCTCAGGGACATTTGCCAGCACTCGAAATCCCGGAAGAAACTGATATTGGTCGTTACGGCCTCCTTGCGCTCGAAGTCGTACCCGGTGCGCCCCTGCACTTTCCAGTTGGGCGTCAGGCTGAAATCGAACCGGGCATTGAGCGTGATGTTGCGCGTCAGGTTCGAGGTCTGCTTCTGGATACCGTAGGTGAAGTCCATCGAGAGCGTCCACGGGATGTTGAAGTCGACATAGTCGCCCGTGGGGTTCAGGATGCTGGCGCCGATGCGGGATGCGGGGTTGCCGGCAAATCCGCCCCGGTCGCCGGCCATGGTCGCGCGGCTGGTCTCGAGCGGCCGGCCGGGCTTGCCCGTCTTGCTGCGAAACGAGGTGTTGGCCGTCATGGACAGACTGGTCAGGCGCGCGAGTTTGAGCCGCTTCGGGTCGAAGATGAACTCGTCGACGACACGCGTGCCCTCCGCATTGAGGCGATACGGAGAGTAGGTGGCGCGCGCGTTCAGGTTGAGGTTGTTGTTCAGCAGACTCGTCCGCCCGCTGATCCCGATGTTCGACATCTTCAGCGAGTCGGCCGCGAAGTTGTAGCTGGCGGTGCCGTCCAGGTTGAAGAGCTTGACGACCTTGCTGCGGTCCGCTCCCGTCGAATCGATCGTCACCTGCTTCGCTTCGAACGTGTTGCCGAGCGAGAAGGAAAGCGCCTGCTGCAAACCCTGCTGGACGCCGTTCACGATGCCGTATTCGATCTCGTTGTCGTTCTGGTCGAGGTAGGACCGGGTATATCCCCAGAAATCGGCGCCGAAATCCGGGCGGTAGGTGAAAGACAGTGTCGGGCGGACGGTGTGGCGGACGCCGCTGAACGCGCCGACGTGCAGGGGGAAAAGCCCGTAAATGGTCGTGTTGGCGGAGATGCCGGACGAGAACTGGCGCAGCGCGAAAAAGCCCGGCTGGGCGGCGGTGACCAGGCGCTGCGTCGAGTCGGGCTGGAGTTCGAACCCGCGGCGCTGCGTGCTGATGTACCAGTCCTCGGTATAGTTGAAGTTGGGGGTCAGGTTGAGGCTGAACTTGCTCGACGAGAAGGTCGCTGAAATCGGGATGCGGTTGCTGGCCTTGAAGTCGAAGGGCTCATCCTGGCCGGTGGCGCGCTGGTATTTGTCGATATCGAACAGGGCGTCGATCCAGGTGATATCGAGGGCCGAGGTGTCGCCGGCGGCCAGCAGCTGCTGGTCCGATCGCGGACGGAAGTCGAAGCTGTTGTCCAGCGAGAAGTTGTAGGTGTACGTGATCTTTTCGTACCACTGCTCCCGGGTCCCCGGCGCCCGGCGTTCGCTGGCGAACGGCTTCCGCGAGTTCTGCGAGAAGGTGAGCGAGGGCAGGCGCAGGTTGGCGGCGTCGGTGTCGAGCACCTGGCGCTGCGAGAGGCTCAGGTTGAGCGACCGCCCGGTCGAGGCCCATCGCTTGGTGAAGCGCATGCTCGACGAGATCGTTTGCGACACGCGGTCGTCGTATTGCTCGGAGATGGTGCGCAGGTAGCCGGCGGTCGTCAGGTTGATGTCGCCATTGAGCGACGTCGACGGGTTGATGGTCTGATTGTGGCTCCACCGAAAGGAGCTGCTGTTACGAACCGCGAAGCCGGGGTCGTTCTTCTCGCCGTTGCGTTGCCGGGCGAAGTCCAGCTGCAACTGGCCGCTGTACCGGTACCTCCGGTTGTAGCGGAACAGCGAACTGCCCTGCCAGCTTCCGCTCGTCCACAGCCCGCCGCGAAGCTGGAGGTCCATGTAGTCGCTCAGCACGAAATACCAGCCGAGGTCCCTCAGGTAAAATCCAAGCTCGTCCTCACCATAGGTGGGGGCGAGGAGCCCACTTCGCCGCGAGTTCTGGGCCGGCAGGAATCCGAACGGCAGCCAGACGGGCGTGGGGATGTTGAAGAGAAACAACTGGATGGGCCCGGTGAAGATCTTGGTCTGATCGACGACCTTCATCTTCCTGGATCGCAGGGAATAGGAAGGATCTTCCGTGCACTCACACGTGGTGTAGAGTCCGTTGCGGATATAGGCCGTGCTGTCCTCGGTCAGCTTGACGACGCCGCCCCGGATGTGGCCGTCGTCGTAGACGGTTTCGGCGTTGGCGACGCGCCCCCGCTCGGTCCGCATGTTGAAGGCCATCTGGTCTCCCTGGAACGTCTCCTCGCCGGACTTGAACTGCGGCCGGCCGACCATGCCGGTGTCCGATGGGGTGCCGTGCGCCCGCATTTCGTCGAGGTCGAACAGGATTTCGATCGTTCCGGCATCGAGCTGGACATCGCCGTAGGTGACGGCGGCGCTTCCATAGAGCACGCCCCGATCGCCGCCTTTTTCGCCGAAAAAGAGGACCAGCGAGTCGGCTTTGGTTTCGACGGTGTTCTTCAGATCGCCGGCGTCCGCCGACTGGGCATGGGCGCGACGCGGCGCGACCGCCCACAGGGAGAGGAGCGCGAAGAGGAGAAAGACGTTTCGGCGCCGCAGCACGTCGGCAGGCCAGCCCGCACGGCGACGTCCGTCAGGAAGACGTCTTGCGGTGTTCGTCGTGATACTCGAACACGAGATGCGCTGCGCCGAGCATGCCGACTTCATTGCCGAGGTGTTCTCTGATGATTTCCAATCCATCCCGCAGGCCCGGCATCACAAAACGTACCATGGATTCATACGCCGGCTTCAGGATATAATCGCCGGCTGCGGACACGCCGCCGCCCACAATCACTTTACGGATGTCGAGCAGATTTATTGCCGAGCCGAGCACGCATCCCAGCTTGTGCCCCGCCCAGGCCAGCACGGCCTGCACATCGGTGTCGCCTGCGACAGCGGCCTCGTGCAGCATTTTGGGCGTTATCTTCTCCAGGTCACCGCCGGTCATGCGATGGATCGTGCTGTCCGGCCGGTTGAGCAACTGGTACCGCGCGTGTCGCGACAGGAATCGCTGCCCGAGATACGCCTCGATGGCGCCGGCGACGCCGGAACGATCGAAGGGGCCTTCGTAATCGATCGTCATATGACCGATTTCGCCGGCTCCGCCCGTGGCGCCCCGGAAAATGGTATTCTGATAGATGATGGCGCCGCCAACGCCGGTGCCGAGCGTGACGAGAATGAACGAATCGAACGGCAGCCCGGCGCCGTAATGCGCCGACCCGAGTCCCGCTACATTCGCGTCGTTTTCGACGATCACCGGAAAGTCCGTTCCGAGCCGGCTCTGCAGCGCGGTCTGAAGGTTGATGACGTCCCAGCCGGGCAGGTTGGGCGCGCGGCTCACCGATGTGCGCGCCCAGTTTACGGCACCGGGGGCGCCGATGCCGATACCGCTGATGGCATCCGGCGAGGCCGCCGCGGAGAGCCGGCGCACCAGATCGGCGATGCGGTCGATGACCGGCTCCGGGCCTTCCTCGGCGCGTGTATCGACAGAAACGAGTTCACGGATGCCCTGACCGCGCTCCACGAGCGCGGCCTTGATCATCGTGCCGCCCAGATCAATGCCAACAGCGAACGTATTCATGTACACCGCGTGGGAAGCGTCTATTCGGTTTCCTTGATGCGATACACCGTTTCGCCGGGGCGGCGCATGCCGTACTCTTCGCGCGCGATCTGTTCGACGATTTCGTCGGTCAGTCCGGCCTCGATGGCCGAACTGACCGAGTCGATCTCTACCTGCAAACGCGCGTTTTCTTCCACCAGGGCGCGATACTCCATCTGCCACCGTGCCCGGCGGAGCAGGCTGTGGCTATCGAAGAACGTCACCCAGATCAGCACGAACGACACGCCGGCGATGACGGCGTTGCGGCGCGACCTGGGGGTTTCGAACGTCGAGGCGAGGAGCGATCGCAGAGCGGTGAAGGGACGCATGACAGATCGGGGTTGTGTTAGAATTTAAACGCGCGAGCGCCGGGATACGTGGCGGCCGAGCCCAGATCCTCCTCGATGCGCAGGAGCTGGTTGTATTTCGCGAGGCGATCGCTGCGGCTGGCGGAGCCGGTTTTGATCTGTCCGGCATTGGTCGCCACCGCCAGGTCGGCGATGGTCGCATCCTCCGTTTCCCCGGAGCGATGGCTGATGATCGCCGTGAACTTGTGGTGCTGCGCCAGCTCGATGGCTTCGAGGGTCTCGGTCAGCGTGCCGATCTGGTTGAGCTTGATCAGGATCGAGTTCGCGCAGCCTTCGTCGATGCCGCGCTGGAGCCGGCGCGTGTTCGTGACGAAGAGGTCGTCGCCGACGAGCTGGACCTTGTCGCCCACGGCTTCGGTGAGCATGCGCCATCCGTCCCAGTCGTCTTCGGCCATGGCGTCTTCGATGGAGATGATCGGGTACTGATTTACCCAGCCGCTCCAGAACGCCACCATGTCCTCCGACGAGCGCCGCTTGTTGGGGTCGCTTTTCCAGAAGAGGTAGGCGCCATCCTTGTACATCTCGCTCGACGCGGGATCCAGCGCGATGAAGATGTCCTTGCCGGCCTTGAAACCGGCTTTTTCGACGGCCTCGAGGATGACCTCGATCGCCTCGTCGTTCGAGCGGAGATCCGGGGCGAAGCCGCCTTCGTCGCCGACCGCCGTGTTATAGCCTTTTTTCTTCAGGACCTGCTTGAGCTGGTGGAAGGTCTCCGCGCCCATGCGCAGGCCTTCGCTGAAGCTGGCGGCGCCGACCGGCATGATCATAAATTCCTGCATGTCGACCGTGTTGTCG
It includes:
- a CDS encoding ABC transporter ATP-binding protein, yielding MTATGKHVPATAGSVELEAIVKRFGETVAVNGISLSIAAGEFVSLLGPSGCGKTTLLRAVAGFGHPDEGRIRIGGDDVTFTAPQERPTGMVFQSYALFPSMTVGENVAYGLQVRKLDKLHVQTRVREALARVNLSGYEQRPVTQLSGGQQQRVALARALAVRPLVLLFDEPLSNLDVALREKTRSELKELQSELGTTSLYVTHDQQEALALSDRIAVMNAGRLVQVGQPETLYREPATAFVARFLGGSNIVDHPQLMTAFAESPRPGADQVLAVRPENLHFASTGIEARVISRQFLGTYVEYWLEADGQRFRMWADPSVSAPAPNVTVAARNARWVADDTGV
- a CDS encoding GNAT family N-acetyltransferase, with translation MLAPYSTLSKDIADLQIRRGLDGLTPARIVTLFRRGPLQREVTDPAAIWKSYENSTLVLTAWLNGQLVGLARVLTDGELFSFLCDLVVEPDVQRIGVGKAMVQAVVEACKGTELMLRDAEISAGFYQHLGFTRVTNGWARMCR
- a CDS encoding putative LPS assembly protein LptD, whose translation is MLRRRNVFLLFALLSLWAVAPRRAHAQSADAGDLKNTVETKADSLVLFFGEKGGDRGVLYGSAAVTYGDVQLDAGTIEILFDLDEMRAHGTPSDTGMVGRPQFKSGEETFQGDQMAFNMRTERGRVANAETVYDDGHIRGGVVKLTEDSTAYIRNGLYTTCECTEDPSYSLRSRKMKVVDQTKIFTGPIQLFLFNIPTPVWLPFGFLPAQNSRRSGLLAPTYGEDELGFYLRDLGWYFVLSDYMDLQLRGGLWTSGSWQGSSLFRYNRRYRYSGQLQLDFARQRNGEKNDPGFAVRNSSSFRWSHNQTINPSTSLNGDINLTTAGYLRTISEQYDDRVSQTISSSMRFTKRWASTGRSLNLSLSQRQVLDTDAANLRLPSLTFSQNSRKPFASERRAPGTREQWYEKITYTYNFSLDNSFDFRPRSDQQLLAAGDTSALDITWIDALFDIDKYQRATGQDEPFDFKASNRIPISATFSSSKFSLNLTPNFNYTEDWYISTQRRGFELQPDSTQRLVTAAQPGFFALRQFSSGISANTTIYGLFPLHVGAFSGVRHTVRPTLSFTYRPDFGADFWGYTRSYLDQNDNEIEYGIVNGVQQGLQQALSFSLGNTFEAKQVTIDSTGADRSKVVKLFNLDGTASYNFAADSLKMSNIGISGRTSLLNNNLNLNARATYSPYRLNAEGTRVVDEFIFDPKRLKLARLTSLSMTANTSFRSKTGKPGRPLETSRATMAGDRGGFAGNPASRIGASILNPTGDYVDFNIPWTLSMDFTYGIQKQTSNLTRNITLNARFDFSLTPNWKVQGRTGYDFERKEAVTTNISFFRDFECWQMSLSWVPFGRYQSFGFNLQVKSGQLKDFLRIRQPRSDVSGRFDGLLN
- the eno gene encoding phosphopyruvate hydratase; the protein is MPTIDSIRARQILDSRGNPTVEVDVITEEGVLGRAAVPSGASTGIHEAVELRDGDKSKYLGKGVLKAVANVNDVIESELAGWSVFEQKQIDARLIELDGTENKGRLGANAILGVSLAVARAAADTLGLPLYRYIGGANASRLPVPMMNIINGGHHADNTVDMQEFMIMPVGAASFSEGLRMGAETFHQLKQVLKKKGYNTAVGDEGGFAPDLRSNDEAIEVILEAVEKAGFKAGKDIFIALDPASSEMYKDGAYLFWKSDPNKRRSSEDMVAFWSGWVNQYPIISIEDAMAEDDWDGWRMLTEAVGDKVQLVGDDLFVTNTRRLQRGIDEGCANSILIKLNQIGTLTETLEAIELAQHHKFTAIISHRSGETEDATIADLAVATNAGQIKTGSASRSDRLAKYNQLLRIEEDLGSAATYPGARAFKF
- a CDS encoding ROK family protein produces the protein MNTFAVGIDLGGTMIKAALVERGQGIRELVSVDTRAEEGPEPVIDRIADLVRRLSAAASPDAISGIGIGAPGAVNWARTSVSRAPNLPGWDVINLQTALQSRLGTDFPVIVENDANVAGLGSAHYGAGLPFDSFILVTLGTGVGGAIIYQNTIFRGATGGAGEIGHMTIDYEGPFDRSGVAGAIEAYLGQRFLSRHARYQLLNRPDSTIHRMTGGDLEKITPKMLHEAAVAGDTDVQAVLAWAGHKLGCVLGSAINLLDIRKVIVGGGVSAAGDYILKPAYESMVRFVMPGLRDGLEIIREHLGNEVGMLGAAHLVFEYHDEHRKTSS
- the sucC gene encoding ADP-forming succinate--CoA ligase subunit beta gives rise to the protein MKLHEYQAKDVLERYGVSVQPGIVAYSVEEAVAAAEKMKAERGIDLFVVKAQIHAGGRGKGGGVKLARGVAEVREKASAILGMMLKTHQTGPEGQKVRAILIAEASDIAKEFYLGITLDRQRNQNVVMASTEGGVEIETVAEESPEKILKVWIDPLTGMQPFHARRLAYSLGFEGEALKQAVKFILALYKAYEETDSSIAEINPLVLTEQGDVIAVDAKINIDDNALYMHKDIAELRDVHEEAPLEVEASEHGLNYIKLDGNVGCMVNGAGLAMATMDIIKLAGGEPANFLDVGGGASAKTVEAGFRIILKDPNVKAILVNIFGGIVRCDRVANGVVEAARKVDIHVPLIVRLQGTNAAEGQQILKESGLKVETAILLKEAAEKVTRALAA
- a CDS encoding septum formation initiator family protein is translated as MRPFTALRSLLASTFETPRSRRNAVIAGVSFVLIWVTFFDSHSLLRRARWQMEYRALVEENARLQVEIDSVSSAIEAGLTDEIVEQIAREEYGMRRPGETVYRIKETE